TCCCGCAGGACGACATTGTGGTTGTCGATGTAGCCGATGATCCCGAGGGGTGCGAGGATGACACCGACAAGGAGGAAGATCAACCCGGCCTGCACACCGGCAAGAACGAGGACGAGCACACTTACTGCCATAATGATGAGGAGCGGCTTTTGCAGCGTGTCGATCATCACCTGCTCCTTCGAGCACCAGCGGTTCATCGACCGGTCGAGCGTCTTCTCGTCGACAGGCACGGCCTTGTACATCAGGCCGACGCCGAACCCCGAGGTGAGGAGCACCAGGGCATAGGAGGTGTTGAGGGCCGAGTCGATACCGCTTGGCGCGTAGATCGCCACCGAGATCATGATGATGATCGCGACAAGCATCGAGGAGAAGAGAAGGGCGATATACGCGTCGCCCCACTTCTTCAGCATCTCGAAACCCTGTTCGAAGGTGTTCCGGTAGACGCTCCTGGCCGTGTTCAGTTCCATGTCCAGGAACTCGTTGTCAGGCACGCCGGACTCGATGGCGTTGGCGTACCTGTTGAACATGCTCCTGAGCATGTTGTTGTTGACCCGTTCGGCGATTATCCTCAGGCCTTCTGAGTAACTGTAATGCCAGCTGTTGACGAAGAAGACCACACGCTGGATATATTTCGTCGAGATGTACTCGTACCTCTTCGCCGTATACTCGAAGAGTTCGGGGCGAGAGACATTGGCCGTCATCGCCGAGGCCATATAGGTGGTCATGAAGACGAGGTCGCCTTCCATCATCTTGTTCTCGGAGATATCGGCGAACGTATTTTTTATCGACCCGACAGACTCGGAAAAGGGGATCTCGCCCCCGTTCACTTCCAGAATCCTGTCCTTGAGCGACTCGAACATATCTCAGACCTCGATATTCAGGAGACCCTGCTTCTTGATCTTTGAGATCATGTGGAAGAGGTCCCAGAACTTCGTACAGCCTGCAGCATTCAGCCTGCGCAGGATATTGGCCCTCTTCTCAACTTCGAAATAGATCTCGCTCCTCTTGCTCTCAGGGATGCCGAGCAGCGTTGCGATCTTGTTTTCAAGGAGGTAACTGCTCCCTTTCCCGCAGAAGACATGCTCGTCCGTGACCGGGTCCCAGTGGAACATCTCGACAAAGGAGAAACCCTGGGTCTGCGGGTCGTAGCCGACAAGTTCGTTGATGCTGAGCATCCGCCGCACCGTCCCTCCGCCAGGACGGCGGACGGCACTCTGGATGATGACGATGTTCAGGTTGTCGACGTGCGTCTTCGGGATGAGGATCGGGTCGCCGCAGAGACGCTGGATCAGTTTCTCGACAGACGCGGCGTGGAAGGTGCTCATGACAGGGTGGCCGGTCTGCATGGCGGAGAACGCGACGCTCCCCTCGACACCACGGATCTCACCGACCAGGATCTGGTTGGGGCGCTGACGGAGGGCGGCCTTCAGGAGGTCGAACATCGTCACATCGGCCCCGTCGCCCTCGCCCTTGCCCTTCGCCTTGGCGACCTCGCGGGTCCAGTTCCGGTGCGGGACGGTCAGTTCAGGAGTATCCTCGATGGTGACGATCTTGTTCTCCGGCGGGAGGAAGGTGGTGAGGGCGTTGAGGCTCGTCGTCTTGCCGCTTGCCGTCTCCCCGCTCACGAACATGGACATGCCGTACTCCAGGCAGATCCAGAGATAGGCGGCGGCCGTGTAGTCGCAGGTGTTGGAGTCGATGAGCTGGAGAATGGAGAGGGGGATCTCGTTCACTTTACGGATGGTGAAGTTGCTCCCGTGCTTGCTCACCTCGGTGCCGTACACGATGTTGATACGGGAACCGTCCGGGAGGGTGGCGTCCACCACCGGGTTTCTGTACGTGATCGGCCTCTTGATCCGCTCGGCCATCTTGATGACGAAGGCGTCGAGTTCACGGGATTCCGTGAACCCGATGACAGACTTCAGACCCCTGAGCATCTTGTGCTCGATGAAGATCGGGCCGACGCCGTCACAGGTGATATCTTCGATATTGGGGTCTGAAAGGAAGGGTTTGAGGATGCCCATCTCGATCTTGTCGCGGATCATCATGTATTCCAGGGCACGGTATTCGGGGGGGGAGACGACGATCCGCCCGTCGGCGGTCTGCATCAACCCGGCAAGGACGTCGTCCTCATCGGCTTTTTTCTTTGCCGAAAAGTCGGTGTTGAGGAACGCGACGAGCCGGTCCTTGACGGATTTTTCGGCGACCGTGTCTGCGGCACCGGGACCGATCTCCTCGCCGGGAACACGGGCATACAGGATCTCGTTGATAAGATTTTTGAGGACCGCGACGCGTTCCTCTTCGGTCACGGGGTCCTTTTCCAGCGCGTCGAGAAGGTCGATGAGACGCTTTTCGACGACCGGCATCAGTGTGTTGACACTGTGCAGGAACGAGGGTTCGATCGGGATATAGTAGTTCCTGACGTCCTCGGGATCGGTGAGGATATGGATGAAGGTGTCCTCCCCCACCGGGTAGATGAGGTTGAGGGTCTCAATCTTCCTGACGTCCCGCGTCAGTTCGGAGAAGAAGAGGGGGATGCCGTAGGTGTTCACCGGGAAGATGTTGAGGTACTCGAGGAGGTGCGGGCACTGTTTGACGTATTCCCGTGCATTTGTCGGGAGCATCCGGTAGAGTGCCGACGATTCCAGGTCATGATAGCATCCGCTCAGGTCTTCGTTGGCTTCCGTCTTGAAAGGCAGTTGGATCGAGAAGGGCAGACTGCTCATATCAGACCTTTGCGTAGGTCATCGGGATGATCTTCATGCCGTAGCCGGGGTGGACTTCGAAACTGATGATGTTCCCTGTTGTCTTCTGCGCCCCCCGCACCTTCACCACTTCGAGCATCATCACGTACTTGTCGCCGACGAGCGCCTTCTTCATGAAGAGGTGGGCGTCGCAGATCGACCTGATGCGCACCAGGGTGTCGGCCTCGAAGGCGTAGGTGTGCAGGGTGATCAGGATCGTCTTGCCGTGGTCGACGAGGTTCTTGCAGTTCGTGAAGAAGGTGAGGATCATGTCGGTCGAGGCGTACTCGGTGAAGAGCGTCAGGGAGTCGATGACCGCGACCTGGGACGTGCTCCTCTGGATATGAGTGATGATCGTCTGGAGGACGCCCTGCATGTCCTCCTTGTTCCACTCGAAACCGACGGTATGGAGGGGGTAGATCCGCATGTAGCCCCAGGCAAAGTAGTCCGAGATGTCAAGGCTCATCGACTCCATCTGGTTGATGAAACTCTTGGTGGTGTTCTCGGTGGTGAAGAGGTCGACATTGAGCCCCTGTTTCATGGCGCCCCAGACGATCTGCTGGGTCAGGACGCTCTTGCCTGTATCGTTCTCCCCTTCGATGAGGGTTAAGGACTCGAGGGGGAGGCCGTCTGCGATCTTCTTGTCGAGTTCTTTGTTCCCGGTGGAGAGGATCTTCTTGTCACTGCCGCCAAGGAGGTCGCTAAGGGATTCTTTTGATTCGTCTGCCATGTTCTCACCTGAGATATGCGGAGTCCGAGATGCCGTTCGGCGTCGTTACCTGGGCCCAGTCCGGCTGGTTGCCCTCGTACTGGATGGAGATGTTCATCGTCTCGCCCGGGTCGAGTTCATGGGGATGGATGATGTCGGGCTGGATCGAGGTCCACGACCAGGTGCCGGCGCCGCCCGAGGAACTGTAGG
This window of the Methanofollis ethanolicus genome carries:
- the flaJ gene encoding archaellar assembly protein FlaJ; translated protein: MFESLKDRILEVNGGEIPFSESVGSIKNTFADISENKMMEGDLVFMTTYMASAMTANVSRPELFEYTAKRYEYISTKYIQRVVFFVNSWHYSYSEGLRIIAERVNNNMLRSMFNRYANAIESGVPDNEFLDMELNTARSVYRNTFEQGFEMLKKWGDAYIALLFSSMLVAIIIMISVAIYAPSGIDSALNTSYALVLLTSGFGVGLMYKAVPVDEKTLDRSMNRWCSKEQVMIDTLQKPLLIIMAVSVLVLVLAGVQAGLIFLLVGVILAPLGIIGYIDNHNVVLRDEDFPAFIRGIGSIMEGKGTTVVEAIREIDRKSLVNLEPLINSVYTKLNLGLDEAVTWEKFIGECGTNLIAKYMNIYRDSVSMGGEPGVVGKIVGSSMLSQVLLRRKRDMVATSFIVLLVPMHMAMVAIFLALYEILETMSEAIASVMESLGDNGAALNSPDSVAGSMTGSLNLFINFPADKMVPYVTTILLLITLSNILAGKIVVGGDRYMYYFLSALLFTLTGILFLIVPPMIRLFFQIPTFGTV
- a CDS encoding type II/IV secretion system ATPase subunit, which translates into the protein MSSLPFSIQLPFKTEANEDLSGCYHDLESSALYRMLPTNAREYVKQCPHLLEYLNIFPVNTYGIPLFFSELTRDVRKIETLNLIYPVGEDTFIHILTDPEDVRNYYIPIEPSFLHSVNTLMPVVEKRLIDLLDALEKDPVTEEERVAVLKNLINEILYARVPGEEIGPGAADTVAEKSVKDRLVAFLNTDFSAKKKADEDDVLAGLMQTADGRIVVSPPEYRALEYMMIRDKIEMGILKPFLSDPNIEDITCDGVGPIFIEHKMLRGLKSVIGFTESRELDAFVIKMAERIKRPITYRNPVVDATLPDGSRINIVYGTEVSKHGSNFTIRKVNEIPLSILQLIDSNTCDYTAAAYLWICLEYGMSMFVSGETASGKTTSLNALTTFLPPENKIVTIEDTPELTVPHRNWTREVAKAKGKGEGDGADVTMFDLLKAALRQRPNQILVGEIRGVEGSVAFSAMQTGHPVMSTFHAASVEKLIQRLCGDPILIPKTHVDNLNIVIIQSAVRRPGGGTVRRMLSINELVGYDPQTQGFSFVEMFHWDPVTDEHVFCGKGSSYLLENKIATLLGIPESKRSEIYFEVEKRANILRRLNAAGCTKFWDLFHMISKIKKQGLLNIEV
- a CDS encoding ATPase domain-containing protein, which translates into the protein MADESKESLSDLLGGSDKKILSTGNKELDKKIADGLPLESLTLIEGENDTGKSVLTQQIVWGAMKQGLNVDLFTTENTTKSFINQMESMSLDISDYFAWGYMRIYPLHTVGFEWNKEDMQGVLQTIITHIQRSTSQVAVIDSLTLFTEYASTDMILTFFTNCKNLVDHGKTILITLHTYAFEADTLVRIRSICDAHLFMKKALVGDKYVMMLEVVKVRGAQKTTGNIISFEVHPGYGMKIIPMTYAKV